The Actinomycetota bacterium genome contains the following window.
GAGCAGGGGCTTCTCGGCATACGCAAGGCGCTGGGGCTCTATGCGAACCTGCGGCCAGTCAAGCTCTTCCCAGCGCTCGTGGGTGCGTCCGCACTCAAGCCTGAGGTGCTCGACGGCGTCGACATGCTCATCGTGCGCGAGCTGACTGGCGGACTTTACTTCGGCGAGAGGCAGCGCCTCTACAACGTGGCCGGCGCGGGTACGGGCGGCGGGCCGGGCCAACGCGCGTTCGACACGATGGACTATCGCGAGTTCGAGGTCGAGCGCATCGCGCGCACCGCGTTCGAGGCCGCGCGGACGCGGTCCGGGCGCGTTCACTCGGTCGACAAGGCCAACGTGCTCGAGACCAGCCGGATGTGGCGCGAGATCGTCCACCGCTTACACGCCGAGGAGTTCTCAGACATCGAGCTTGTCGACCAGCTCGTGGACAACACCGCGATGCAGCTCATCAGGTGGCCGGCCCAGTTCGATGTCATCGTCACCGAGAACATGTTCGGCGACATACTCTCCGACGAAGCTTCGATGCTCACAGGTTCACTCGGCATGCTTGCCAGCGCATCTCTGGGTGACGGCTCCGCGCTCTACGAGCCCAGCCACGGCAGTGCGCCGGACATCGCAGGCCAAGGTGTCGCCAATCCGCTCGCGATGTTGCTCTCCGTCGAGCTGATGCTCAGACACAGTTTCGGCATGAACGATGCCGCGGATCGCCTCTCCTCGGCGATCGAGCATGTACTCGCCGATGGCTGGCGGACCGCTGATATCGCGGATGAGACCACCTCCCCCGACAAGCGGGTCGGCACTTCGGCGATGGGAGACATGGTCGCCAGCCGCATAAACTGAGGATAGGCTCCCCGACATGCATGCTGCTCAACAATCGAAGTCATCGCCACCAGCCTGGCTCATCGTCAGCACGGTTTCGGCCTTGGTGCTGATCGGTGTCGGTGGCTACTTGCTCTTCCTCACCCAGCGCGATTTCTTCGATGAGAGCGCCAAACACTCCCTCACGACAGTTTCTGCCGTCAAAGTCGACCAGATCGTGCAGTGGCGTGAAGAGCGTTTTCGGGACGCCGGTCATGTGACGGCCTCTATCGGCGCGACAAGGGTTGCGGTGTGGATTGAAGAGCCCGACAGCCTCGACGAGGCGCTTGTTGCCCAGTGGCTTTCGACTTCGTACGCTCCCAGCTACTACACGGGAGCGACCATAGCCGATGGTTCCGGTTTGATTAGAATGACTTCAGGCGCGGTGAGTCCGCACATGACTGACCCGCTGCTTCGCGCCATTGAGAAAGCGATGCAGACGGGGCAGCCGCAGATCACCGATCCCTATGTCGCAGCCGAGGGAGAACATGCAAAGGTGCATCTAGTGGCACCGCTCTTCGATTCCACCGCCGTAGAGCGGCAAGTCACAGGTGTTGTGTTCCTTTGCATGAACGCCGAGGCTACTCTCTTTCCGCTGATCGCCGTGGATCCGCTCGGCAGTGAAACTGCCGAGACCGTGCTGCTCAGACGTGACGGCGAATACGTCCACTTCCTCAACAATCTACGACATGTCGATAATTCCGATCTGTCCTTCAGGGTTCCGCTGACTCGCACCGGCGTCCCCGCCGTCAACGCGGTGCTTGGAGAGATCGGGACGATGCACGGAGAAGACTACAGAGGCGTGCGTGTACTTGCTAGGTTAGATCAAGTTCCAAGCACTCCTTGGAGTGTCGTTACCAAGATCGACGAGGAAGAGGTATTCGCGGGGTGGCGGCTCGAAGCGTGGACGATATGGATCGGCACCTTGATTCTGATGCCCTCAGCCGTCGGCACTGCGGGGATGATCAAGCAGCGGATCGACCTCTCTCAGAGGGCTGCCCTTTTCGAGTCGGAACGCGAGCGACTGGCGACTCAGCAAGCTCTGACCCTGAGCCAACAGTGGCTTTCTTTGGCATCAGAGGCGGCGAGCCAGGGATTTTGGGACTACGACATCCCAACGGGTCGGATTGAGATCAACCGCTCTTTCGCCACGATGTATGGATTCGACCCAGACACTTTCGTTGAATCGTACTCCGCGTGGGCAGGGCGACTCCATCCCGACGACAGGACCCGTGTTGAGGCCGAGTTGAGGGATTACATCGAGGGCGCAGCTCCCGAATACAGGGCTATATATCGAACGATGAATGCCGACGGGGCATGGCTGTGGACCCTGTGCATCGGGAGTGTCACTCACCGCGATGAGCAGGGCACTCCGTTGCGCATGCTCGGCGTTGACACGGACATCACCTCACTCAAAGAGGCGCAGATCGAAGCGGCGGCGGCTCGTCAGCTTCTGCAAGATATTCTCGACACCATTCCCGTCAGAGTCTTCTGGAAGGACCTTGAGTCGCGATACCTTGGATGCAATAAACCGTTTGCAGTCGATGCCGGGTATGCCTCGCCAGATGAAATTGCGGGCAAGAGCGACTATGACCTAAGTTGGGCGGAAAAAGCCGAATCGTTCCGAGCCGACGATCGCAATGTTATCGACAACGGGGCGATGCCGCTGGGAGTTGAGGAGCCCGGGCTGTCGGCAACAGGCGAGAGTATTTGGCTGCGCACCAACAAGGTTCCAATGCGGAACGAACACGGGAGCATCATCGGGGTGATTGGCACTTATGAGGACATCACCTCAGAGAAGCTGACAAAACTCGAACTTGCGCAGCTCAACGAGAACCTCGAGCAGCTGGTGGATGAGCGCACCGAGGAGCTCTCAGCGGCCCTGCAGGAACTGCAGACCCTTTTCGAGGATCTCAGGGAGGTCAACGAGCAGCTCACTTCTGCCAACGAAGCGAAGACCGTGTTCCTGCGCTCGATGAGCCATGAGCTTCGGACGCCGTTGAACTCGGTGATTGGATTTTCGTCCCTGTTACTGCAAGGAGCAGCAGGGCCGACGACTGGGGAGCAAGAAAAGCAGCTTGAGATGATCAACCTATCCGGCAAGCATCTACTTGAGCTCATCAACGACATCCTCGATCTGTCGCGCATCGAGGCGGGTAGCGTCCAGCTGACACGCACGGTTTTCTCGGTGGAGGAGCTAGTGAGGGAAGTCGTGGAATCAGTAGCGCCTCAGGCGGCGAGCAAGTCGCTTTTGCTTTCGCACGAGGTATCCGAGCCAGCCCTTCTGCTGGATTCTGATCGCATCCGTGTCAGGCAGATACTGCTGAACCTGCTCGGCAACGCCATCAAGTTCACAGACGAGGGCTCGATCACAATCCGTGCGTGGCGCCCCGCCGACGGCGAGGTCGCCTTCTCGGTCATCGACACCGGCTGCGGGATTTCGGCCACAGATTATGAACGCATCTTCGAGGATTTCGTGAAGGCTCGACAAAATCCCCCATGTGCGGTGGAAGGCACTGGCCTAGGACTTCCGATATCCCGCACCCTGACGACCTTGCTTGGCGGCACATTGACTGTCGAGAGCACTCCTGGCGAGGGTTCAACTTTCACTCTTCGGTTACCGGAAAGACCCGCGGGGGACTTCGACTCCACATGGATGAAAGGGGCACCGATGCTGAGAGGCGACGGTTACCGATTGAACAACGCGATACGCACATCCATTCTGACTTCAATCCTTGCGATCACAGCACTCGGCATTATGGGGTGTACGACTCCCGAAGCGCCCACCGATGCACAAACGTCGGTCTTGGAGACCCCTGAAGAGGGCGCTGAGCGCCTCCTGACCGAGCTCCCAACCTCAACCTTCACTGAGCAGCAAGCCCTCGAAGCCCGGGGCGCTCTTCGCGACGCGGTGATCGAAGGGGCTTCCTCATCTACCGACTGGCTTGCAATCAACGAGGATGGATCGTTCGAAGCCACCGGCATCTTGCAAGGGGGCGGCTCCTGGGATGGCGCCGGGGGCGAGCACATCCTCGTGGGACTCAAAGTCCCGCAGGTCGTTGGTGATGTGACCGTCTATCATGTCATCCCCCTGATCTTCGAGGCACAGGCCCAGGTCACAAGCAGGGGAGAGCAGCACTCCATCGAGGCTGTGATGTGGCCCTCCGAGGGAGCATCGGTCGATTATGGTGGGTACTGGGCCACGGCGCGATTTTCGGTTCAAGACGGCTGGATCAGAG
Protein-coding sequences here:
- a CDS encoding 3-isopropylmalate dehydrogenase, with the translated sequence EQGLLGIRKALGLYANLRPVKLFPALVGASALKPEVLDGVDMLIVRELTGGLYFGERQRLYNVAGAGTGGGPGQRAFDTMDYREFEVERIARTAFEAARTRSGRVHSVDKANVLETSRMWREIVHRLHAEEFSDIELVDQLVDNTAMQLIRWPAQFDVIVTENMFGDILSDEASMLTGSLGMLASASLGDGSALYEPSHGSAPDIAGQGVANPLAMLLSVELMLRHSFGMNDAADRLSSAIEHVLADGWRTADIADETTSPDKRVGTSAMGDMVASRIN
- a CDS encoding ATP-binding protein; translation: MHAAQQSKSSPPAWLIVSTVSALVLIGVGGYLLFLTQRDFFDESAKHSLTTVSAVKVDQIVQWREERFRDAGHVTASIGATRVAVWIEEPDSLDEALVAQWLSTSYAPSYYTGATIADGSGLIRMTSGAVSPHMTDPLLRAIEKAMQTGQPQITDPYVAAEGEHAKVHLVAPLFDSTAVERQVTGVVFLCMNAEATLFPLIAVDPLGSETAETVLLRRDGEYVHFLNNLRHVDNSDLSFRVPLTRTGVPAVNAVLGEIGTMHGEDYRGVRVLARLDQVPSTPWSVVTKIDEEEVFAGWRLEAWTIWIGTLILMPSAVGTAGMIKQRIDLSQRAALFESERERLATQQALTLSQQWLSLASEAASQGFWDYDIPTGRIEINRSFATMYGFDPDTFVESYSAWAGRLHPDDRTRVEAELRDYIEGAAPEYRAIYRTMNADGAWLWTLCIGSVTHRDEQGTPLRMLGVDTDITSLKEAQIEAAAARQLLQDILDTIPVRVFWKDLESRYLGCNKPFAVDAGYASPDEIAGKSDYDLSWAEKAESFRADDRNVIDNGAMPLGVEEPGLSATGESIWLRTNKVPMRNEHGSIIGVIGTYEDITSEKLTKLELAQLNENLEQLVDERTEELSAALQELQTLFEDLREVNEQLTSANEAKTVFLRSMSHELRTPLNSVIGFSSLLLQGAAGPTTGEQEKQLEMINLSGKHLLELINDILDLSRIEAGSVQLTRTVFSVEELVREVVESVAPQAASKSLLLSHEVSEPALLLDSDRIRVRQILLNLLGNAIKFTDEGSITIRAWRPADGEVAFSVIDTGCGISATDYERIFEDFVKARQNPPCAVEGTGLGLPISRTLTTLLGGTLTVESTPGEGSTFTLRLPERPAGDFDSTWMKGAPMLRGDGYRLNNAIRTSILTSILAITALGIMGCTTPEAPTDAQTSVLETPEEGAERLLTELPTSTFTEQQALEARGALRDAVIEGASSSTDWLAINEDGSFEATGILQGGGSWDGAGGEHILVGLKVPQVVGDVTVYHVIPLIFEAQAQVTSRGEQHSIEAVMWPSEGASVDYGGYWATARFSVQDGWIRGESLAFTDREVVWGAWPDDYPASADTFNLAGFLACWLSAEPGEQGFAGSFDVTVVDHLGSAAIYHVAQVFYEQQDDVPAGLLLMSSDASEPIKPQALAVRLVDDKLVVDGADR